The DNA sequence ATGTAGGGCATGCGATGTTTGGTAGGACGTCCCGGGTCTCCAGAGCAGCATGGACGTGCTGCCTTGCTTCCTCCAGAGTGTCAACTTTGGAGACGTACTTCCAGCTTTCCTTTGTCAAGGGAGTCTCAAGGTCCCAGTAGTCCAGGTCGGAGAATCCGCCCCAGGAAATGCACGCCGCCAGACGCGGTTCACATGCGGCCGACTTGAGCGCATAGTTACCGCCCAGGCTTCGGCCCAAAACTCCGATAGCTTCGTTCCGGATTGCTTCAAGTCCGATGAGTAGATCCACTACCGCTGACGCGTACTTTTCGTAGTCACCGGCAATCCGCTTGTGTTCAAACATTTCGCCCTGCCCAGGCCCGTCAAACGTGGCAGTAGCCATGCCCCGATCGAGCACCAGGTTTTCCATCTGGAAACTTTCCTCTTTGGTGCTCTCCAGGCCACCGAGCATGATGACCGCGGGGTGTGGTCCCTGGCCTTCCGGAATTCGCACGTAAACAGGCATCGGAATGCCGTCAACCACCAGTTCGTGTCGCTGTGCGGGCGGGGACAAGAGTGGGGCTGCTTTCTGGTATAGCTCAACTTTTCGAGATTGGCCCTTCTGTCGGCGCTCATCGAACCAAAGG is a window from the Arthrobacter sp. NicSoilC5 genome containing:
- a CDS encoding 2,6-dihydropseudooxynicotine hydrolase, producing the protein MTVTSQVKPEDEMLNWGRLILDGVSYSDMVGARDRPKEITWFDYWMNLANEYEQEAESKVALGHDLSAGGLLMSAALCAQYAQFLWFDERRQKGQSRKVELYQKAAPLLSPPAQRHELVVDGIPMPVYVRIPEGQGPHPAVIMLGGLESTKEESFQMENLVLDRGMATATFDGPGQGEMFEHKRIAGDYEKYASAVVDLLIGLEAIRNEAIGVLGRSLGGNYALKSAACEPRLAACISWGGFSDLDYWDLETPLTKESWKYVSKVDTLEEARQHVHAALETRDVLPNIACPTYILHGVHDEVPLSFVDTVLELVPAEHLTLVVEKDGDHCCHNLGIRPRLDMADWLQDVLVTGKTPPPAMKGWPHNG